From a region of the Streptococcus ruminantium genome:
- the miaA gene encoding tRNA (adenosine(37)-N6)-dimethylallyltransferase MiaA, which produces MKTKVIVVVGPTAVGKTALGIELAQRYNGEIISGDSQQVYRKLDIGTAKASLEEQAAAVHHLIDVRDVAEGYSVYEFVKEAKMLIADIVSRGKLPIIVGGTGLYIQSLLEGYHLGGQVNQEEVLAYRKELALFSDEILVTMAEQAGLSVQDSSRRRMVRGLELKKFGKNLENTESDYEPIYICLTDDRQVLYDRINQRVDKMMAQGLLEEVTWLYQNYPTSQAAMGIGYKEIFPYLAGECSLDEALDKVKQNSRRFAKRQLTWFRNRMHVPFYSVGCSHYKDTIFTAVEEFLDD; this is translated from the coding sequence ATGAAAACTAAAGTAATTGTGGTCGTAGGACCGACAGCGGTTGGAAAGACTGCCCTAGGAATAGAGTTGGCTCAGCGCTACAATGGTGAAATTATCAGTGGTGATAGCCAGCAAGTCTATCGCAAGCTAGACATTGGCACTGCCAAAGCTAGTTTAGAGGAGCAAGCGGCAGCTGTCCACCATTTGATAGATGTCCGAGATGTGGCAGAAGGTTATTCGGTTTATGAATTTGTGAAGGAAGCTAAGATGTTGATTGCCGACATAGTTAGTCGGGGTAAACTTCCTATCATTGTAGGAGGAACGGGACTTTACATCCAGAGTCTCCTTGAGGGTTACCATCTGGGAGGGCAGGTTAATCAAGAAGAAGTTCTTGCCTATCGAAAAGAGCTTGCTCTCTTTTCAGACGAGATTTTAGTGACAATGGCAGAGCAGGCAGGTTTGTCAGTTCAAGATAGCAGTCGTCGGAGGATGGTTCGTGGATTAGAGTTAAAAAAATTCGGTAAGAATTTAGAAAATACAGAGTCGGACTATGAGCCTATCTATATTTGTTTGACGGATGACAGGCAGGTTCTTTATGATCGGATCAATCAGAGAGTGGATAAGATGATGGCTCAAGGCCTATTAGAAGAAGTAACTTGGCTCTATCAAAATTATCCGACTTCTCAGGCAGCTATGGGAATCGGTTATAAGGAGATTTTTCCTTACTTGGCTGGAGAGTGTAGCTTGGATGAAGCACTTGATAAGGTCAAGCAAAATAGTCGTCGTTTTGCTAAACGCCAATTAACATGGTTTAGAAATCGCATGCACGTCCCATTTTATTCCGTTGGATGCTCACATTACAAGGATACTATTTTCACCGCTGTGGAGGAATTTTTAGATGATTGA
- the hflX gene encoding GTPase HflX has protein sequence MIETQKDQERVLLVGVELQQTDNFEMSMEELASLAKTAGALVKGVYTQKREKYDSKTFVGSGKLDEIAQMVRADEIDMVIVNHRLTPRQNINLEDVLGVKVIDRMQLILDIFAMRARSHEGKLQVHLAQLKYMLPRLIGQGIMLSRQAGGIGSRGPGESQLELNRRSIRNQIHDIERQLKIVEKNRATVRERRLQSGVFKIGLIGYTNAGKSTIMNAMTDKRQYEADELFATLDATTKQINLSGKFNVTLTDTVGFIQDLPTELISAFKSTLEESINVDLLLHVIDASDPNHSEQERVVLDILKDLDMLDIPRLALYNKLDKTDDHFTPSQFPHVMLSAKAENAKRHIQMMVLAKIKTMFEPFEVRVPLTQAYQLHDLSALALIDKRSYEDDVEVVSGYIASTNKWKLEELYDRLP, from the coding sequence ATGATTGAAACGCAAAAAGACCAAGAACGTGTTCTCTTAGTCGGGGTGGAATTGCAGCAGACAGACAATTTCGAGATGTCTATGGAGGAGTTGGCTAGTCTGGCGAAAACAGCGGGTGCCTTGGTTAAGGGAGTCTATACTCAAAAACGTGAAAAATATGACAGTAAGACCTTTGTTGGTTCTGGAAAACTAGATGAGATTGCTCAAATGGTTAGAGCTGATGAGATTGACATGGTGATTGTTAATCATCGTCTAACCCCGCGACAAAATATTAACCTAGAAGACGTTCTCGGTGTCAAAGTTATTGACCGTATGCAGTTGATTTTAGATATTTTTGCTATGCGTGCTCGGAGTCATGAGGGAAAATTGCAGGTACACCTCGCCCAGCTCAAGTACATGTTACCTCGTCTCATTGGTCAGGGAATTATGCTCAGTCGGCAGGCTGGGGGAATCGGTTCTCGTGGTCCGGGAGAAAGTCAGTTGGAGCTAAATCGCCGGAGTATCCGTAACCAGATTCATGACATTGAACGTCAGCTAAAGATAGTAGAGAAAAACCGTGCTACTGTTCGTGAGCGTCGCCTGCAATCAGGAGTCTTCAAGATAGGCCTGATTGGCTATACTAACGCTGGTAAGTCTACCATAATGAATGCTATGACAGACAAGAGACAGTATGAAGCTGATGAACTCTTTGCGACACTGGATGCCACGACCAAGCAGATCAACTTGTCTGGTAAATTCAATGTAACCTTGACCGATACAGTTGGTTTCATTCAGGACTTGCCAACGGAGTTGATTTCTGCTTTCAAGTCTACTTTGGAGGAGTCTATAAATGTGGACCTCTTACTTCATGTCATTGATGCTTCTGATCCGAATCATAGTGAGCAAGAGAGGGTAGTCTTGGATATTCTCAAAGACTTAGATATGCTGGATATTCCTCGCTTAGCTCTTTATAATAAGTTGGATAAGACAGATGATCATTTTACTCCTAGTCAGTTTCCTCATGTAATGCTATCGGCTAAGGCTGAAAATGCCAAAAGGCATATTCAGATGATGGTTTTGGCAAAGATAAAGACCATGTTTGAGCCATTTGAGGTCAGAGTTCCTTTGACTCAAGCTTATCAATTACATGATTTATCCGCACTGGCTTTGATTGATAAAAGAAGCTATGAAGACGATGTCGAAGTAGTTTCGGGCTATATCGCCTCTACAAATAAATGGAAGTTGGAAGAATTGTATGATAGATTACCTTGA
- a CDS encoding cystathionine beta-lyase has product MIDYLDLALKYGGFTSLDKVYLDRKLAGLTDQQKLDFITPPPSVVNAYFAEMYQKRGAKQATDYFFNLSLELGLIQENPSFAEEKPFIRLNLSGKSFGFSYVRTDGLSQIFSEHEEEVTDSLLFEIAQIFPHYVIFVENGKIFMQYNAFDDNQLMEQETDYLLTQVASSTSLVKLSGLNQDEIMEVAEIYSGRQYFAWSGRSAVLYIEI; this is encoded by the coding sequence ATGATAGATTACCTTGATTTAGCTCTTAAATACGGTGGTTTTACCAGTCTTGATAAGGTTTATCTGGACAGGAAATTGGCTGGTTTAACAGATCAACAAAAGCTTGACTTTATCACACCACCCCCTTCTGTGGTCAATGCCTATTTTGCAGAAATGTATCAAAAGCGGGGGGCTAAACAGGCGACAGATTATTTTTTTAACCTATCTCTGGAGTTGGGCTTGATTCAGGAAAATCCTTCCTTTGCAGAAGAGAAACCTTTTATCCGCCTCAATTTGTCCGGCAAATCTTTTGGTTTTTCCTACGTAAGAACTGATGGTTTGAGTCAGATTTTTTCAGAGCATGAGGAAGAAGTCACCGATAGTCTGCTCTTTGAAATTGCTCAAATCTTTCCGCACTATGTTATTTTTGTAGAGAATGGAAAGATTTTCATGCAATATAATGCATTCGATGATAATCAGTTGATGGAACAGGAAACAGATTACCTCCTGACTCAGGTAGCTAGTTCTACTAGCTTGGTAAAACTATCTGGACTCAATCAGGATGAGATCATGGAAGTGGCAGAAATTTACTCTGGTAGACAGTATTTTGCGTGGTCTGGTCGTTCTGCTGTCTTATATATAGAAATTTAG
- a CDS encoding DUF3042 family protein gives MAKGFGKGFLTGVLSTVALAAGAIFTVHKTIIEPEEKKEAFIEENRKKAARKRVAH, from the coding sequence ATGGCTAAAGGTTTTGGCAAAGGTTTCTTGACAGGTGTTCTTTCAACTGTTGCCCTTGCAGCAGGCGCTATCTTCACCGTTCATAAGACAATCATCGAACCAGAAGAAAAGAAAGAAGCTTTCATTGAGGAAAATCGTAAAAAAGCTGCTCGCAAACGAGTAGCACACTAA
- a CDS encoding SDR family NAD(P)-dependent oxidoreductase, translated as MRTILITGASGGLAQAMVPMLKDDFLILLGRNRGKIMELYTYHEKKAVYDVDIRDEAALTAFLDELDGQHGQIDILVNNAGYAVYDDFENFSSQQVQDMFDINTFSLMTLCRLVGKRMKARRSGHIINIVSMSGLIASAKSSVYSATKFAAIGFSNTIRLELAKYGVAVTTVNPGPIATGFFDQADPDGSYQESVKAFLLQPDYVAKKIVAAMGTKKRDVNLPWTLAAAHKLYTLFPQIADYLARTIFSLK; from the coding sequence ATGAGGACGATTTTGATAACGGGTGCTTCTGGTGGTTTAGCACAGGCAATGGTACCCATGCTCAAAGATGATTTTCTGATTTTGTTGGGACGGAATCGGGGAAAAATAATGGAGCTTTATACTTATCATGAGAAAAAAGCTGTCTATGATGTGGATATTCGAGATGAAGCAGCTCTGACAGCCTTCTTGGATGAGCTGGATGGTCAACATGGACAGATTGATATCTTGGTCAATAACGCCGGTTATGCTGTTTATGATGATTTTGAGAACTTTTCTAGCCAGCAGGTGCAGGACATGTTTGACATCAATACTTTTTCTCTAATGACTCTATGTCGCTTGGTTGGCAAGCGGATGAAAGCTAGGCGAAGTGGCCATATTATCAATATTGTTTCTATGTCAGGTCTCATCGCTTCAGCTAAATCATCAGTTTATTCAGCAACAAAGTTTGCGGCCATAGGCTTTTCCAATACCATTCGATTAGAATTGGCCAAGTACGGCGTAGCTGTTACAACAGTCAATCCAGGCCCAATTGCAACTGGTTTTTTCGACCAAGCAGATCCTGATGGAAGTTATCAAGAAAGTGTAAAGGCTTTCTTATTACAGCCTGACTATGTGGCTAAGAAAATTGTGGCAGCTATGGGAACGAAAAAGCGTGATGTCAATCTGCCGTGGACTTTGGCAGCAGCGCATAAGCTCTATACCCTCTTTCCGCAGATAGCTGATTATTTAGCTAGGACAATCTTTTCCCTAAAATAA
- the rnz gene encoding ribonuclease Z, translating to MQIQFLGTGAGQPSKARNVSSLALKLLDEINQVWLFDCGEGTQNQILETTIRPRKVAKIFITHLHGDHIFGLPGFLSSRSFQSSEEQTDIDIYGPVGIRSFVLGSLRVSGSRLPYRIHFHEFDVDTVGQVLDTDKFTVFAEKLDHTIPCVGYRVIQKDLEGTLDAEALRAAGVPFGPLFGKIKNGENVTLDDGTEIIASDYVSPPRPGKVVTILGDTRKCHASVRLAVNADVLVHESTYGKGDEQIARKHGHSTNMEAAQVAKEAGVKQLLLNHISPRFLSKDISRLRKDASTIFENVYVVKDLEEVEL from the coding sequence ATGCAAATTCAATTTTTAGGTACGGGGGCGGGGCAGCCCTCTAAGGCTCGTAATGTATCCAGTTTGGCCTTAAAACTTTTAGATGAAATCAATCAGGTTTGGCTCTTTGATTGTGGAGAAGGGACACAGAATCAGATTTTGGAGACAACCATTCGCCCTCGTAAAGTAGCAAAAATTTTTATTACTCACCTACATGGTGATCATATTTTTGGCTTACCTGGTTTTTTATCTAGTCGATCTTTCCAGTCTAGTGAAGAACAGACGGATATTGACATTTATGGTCCGGTGGGAATCCGTTCTTTTGTCCTAGGCAGTCTCAGGGTTTCTGGTTCTCGCCTACCTTATCGGATTCATTTTCATGAATTTGATGTAGATACCGTTGGACAGGTTTTGGATACAGATAAATTCACGGTATTTGCTGAAAAACTAGATCATACAATTCCTTGTGTCGGGTATCGTGTTATCCAGAAAGATTTGGAAGGAACATTGGATGCAGAAGCTCTTCGTGCGGCGGGTGTACCATTTGGTCCTCTCTTTGGAAAAATCAAAAATGGAGAAAATGTTACGTTGGACGACGGAACTGAAATTATAGCTAGTGATTACGTTTCACCACCACGTCCGGGGAAGGTAGTGACGATTTTAGGTGATACGCGCAAGTGTCATGCGAGTGTGCGCTTAGCGGTCAATGCAGATGTTTTGGTTCATGAATCGACCTATGGTAAGGGTGATGAACAGATTGCACGTAAGCATGGACATTCGACCAATATGGAAGCGGCACAGGTGGCCAAAGAAGCGGGAGTAAAGCAACTTCTCCTAAATCATATTAGCCCGCGTTTCCTGTCTAAAGATATTAGCCGTCTTAGGAAGGACGCGAGCACAATTTTTGAAAATGTTTATGTTGTCAAGGACTTAGAGGAAGTAGAGCTATGA